The nucleotide window TTGCACTGCAGGGCCTTTCGAATGCTGCATTTAAATGAGTCTGCAATTGGAAATAATGAAGGTTAAAACCCTCTTACatgatgattctatgatcaaATTAGTTCCTTTGACCCAGAAAGCAGCTATGGTAGCAATGAGCTCTGCATTAGGAGCAAGACTGTAGATTTGAGGTGTTATTCAGAGCTAGCTTTAGAAAGGTACATCCATACAAAGTGACTGAATTTCAAAGTCAAACAGGTCTGGcacactgggacaggggctgggcaggaacCTGGTGTGAGAGGCAGAGGTGcaaacagagcagagagcaaGGCAACTCTGATGAGAGTCACAGTATCAAAATTAGGTGACCCCATGAGGTGAAGCCATTGGATACTGGGGGCATGATGCATATCTCATCCTACTTTTATTCATCTTGAATGTCTGTTCATTACTAATACCAGGGAGGGCTTTGGCTAATCCAAAGCAGCATTATTCTACTTTATGCTTAATTTGTAGCTGGTGAGAGGGTTATTAAGACTTTCCTTTAGCTGTAGGGACTTAGGGATTCCACTTTTATTTCCGCAGGCTGTTGTTTCAAAGTTGCCTTTAGCTCCAGGACCTCAGCTAACTTCTGCCCTCCTTGTCCAGACCACAGCTGGCCTTGGACTCACTGGTTGACTTCTGGGAATTCAATCTGTCACTCAGGGACATCATCAGGGCATCAGGGAGGAGCCTGTAcgaattttctttctttcagtccTGACTGGAAGTGGTCTGAATGCTGCAGACTGCtatgagcagagctgtggtgtcTGAACCTTGCCATGTCCCTCTCCTGTTTGACCAGGGCATGGAGTATGCCCTGACATGCTGGATGCAGAAGACTTTGAACTGCAAAGCATGTAGCATCAATGTAATTTTCACCCTTCCAGGGTGGCTAAGATGTGGGTGGGTGTAGGAAAACACAATCTGAAggttcctggctgctctgggcagtgaAGCAGTACTGAGCAAGGCTGTGACAGCCTCAACATGGTTGCCTGTTCCATTAAGGGAACAAGGCTCTGGGATATATGTGACTGCCAGCTTGTGTATCAGCATCCTTGAGGATGACATTCTGCTGTGTAATCCCAGCACTCCAGGCTCTGTCACATGCAgtgtgccctcagctgctcacaCATGGATGCCACCACCTGCACAGTCCCATTAGCTCAAAGATCCAAGTCTGAATGATTTTCAGGCtttcccctggctctgctccaagTGAACTTCTTggccttccttttttttccctgagcttCCCTTGGCTCCTTGAGACCCCTCTCCTGTGTGTCTGCAGCCTCTCAGGGTCTCTGTTTCATCATCTTCCATCGGGAACTCATGTTCAGCATCATCTGTGCTCCAGAAGGAGAGACTGTGCTTCCCCTgggatcctgctcctgcttccaaaccctgcagggtgtgtgtgtgtgggtgtgtgggtgtgggtgtgggtgtgtgtgccCAGCATGGATGCACATTTTCCCTCCAACTGCAGCGCTTGCTTGATGATTAGGGAAATGCAGGACATAGTGGAGAGGGTGACTTTACAGCAGCTCTAAATCCACTCTGACCTTCACCCCTTTCCCATGGGCTGTTGCCATTTACACACAGAGCCCCCACATTCAGCTTGTGGGGTTTCCTAACCAAAGCCTCTTGGCTGAAAGCTGGCACTGGGCAAGACATGTAAGCTGAAGCCCTCGGTTTGCTGTAGCTGCTGAACAGCTTTTCGCTGTCCTCCCTTCTGTTAAACCCCCTGATGAGATTCTGGCATAGCATGtggccaggggacagcagggaggatTACTGGTAGGACTCACAGAGACATGGGCTCCTGCGGTGAGTGATTAGCAGCTCACCACAcactcctggctgctgggagcctTCGGGAAGCTGATTAGGGCACGGCAGAGCTGTATTCCTGTcggggagcagggcagagcagtggcGGCAGTGTCTGCGCGCAAGGGCAGCGGACGGGGGCAACGCTTTCCAGACTGTCTGTATCCGATGGAGGGTCACTCCTGGCTCAAGGAGATGCTGGTATTGTTGCGTTAGATGTGAAATGCTGATAGATGCCGTCCGAGGGTGGCCAGAGCCACCAGGGCACAGCGGGcgctggagggcagcagggccagctctgtgccagggcctggcGCGCCCCTGCCCGCCCTCACAAGCGCCCGCGCCCCTCTCGGCAGCGCTTCGCCTTCGGGCCGGCAGCTCACCGCCACAGTAAAGCGGAGCGCTCAGCAGGGATCTGCCAGCTCTGCCGGGAACAACGCAACCGGGATCTCTCCCGCCAGGAGTTCCATCCTCCGGCGTCCACCACCAACTGAGGCTGGGTTCGGCTTGAGGGGATCGCCTCGGCCCGGAGGGGCCGGGCTCGGCTCTGCTGGGTTCGGCTGGGTTGGATTgcgctgggctgggctgggttcGGCTCGGTTCGGTTCGGCTGAGGGCGAAAGCGCTCGCAGTGCGCCGCCCGGCTGTGGCGTCTCGAGCCGTCCGGCAGGGGGCGCCTCCCGGCGCGTCTCCGCCAGCGgcggcccgccccgccccgcagGCCCCGCCCCTCTTTGTTGCGGCGGCCAATGGGGGCgcgccgcgggcgggcgggcggccggGCGCGCGGTAACGCGCGGCATGGcgcgcggcgcggggcgcgcCCCCTGCGCGGCCGCGGCCGGTAGCGGGGTCGGGACGGGGCACCCGGAGCGAGCGGGCCGGCGCCGCTAGCGAGCGAGAGAGAGAGCGAGCGACCGCCCCTCACAGGCACACGcacacagatacacagacaGAGCGCCCGGGCGGCGGCGAGGCCGCGGGGCACACACCGGCAGcgctcccggtcccggtgccggtgccgggcATGGCCGCGGGGCCATGacgggcgcggcgggcggcggcggcggccgcgggagcagccggcgggcggcggccggcAAGGAGGGGGGCCGGTCGCGGAGCGCCCAgccgcgggcggcgggcggcggcggcgggagcggcggcggctcggaggaggaggagcaggagcagcagcggGACGGCGGCTCGCTCTTCCTGGTGAACAAGAGCGGCTTCCCCATGGACGGGCAGACCTGGGAGCGCATGTGGGGGCACGTGGAGCGGGTGCACCCCGACGGCGGCGCCGTGGCCGCGGCCATCCGGAGCGCCGCCCGCCTGGCTCGGGTAAGCGAGGCCCCGGTGCGGCCCCTCGGGCGCTGACACGGGGCCCGGGGCCGGCGGCAGCTCCAGCGCCGGGGGGTGACACCGCATCCCGGGGGAGGAGGGTGGGACACCCGCTGTCCCAAAGCGCCCAGAACGCGGTGCTTGCGGGCTGCACTCCTGGGGAACAAGCAGCACCTCCTTTTAGcttgtggagaaaaaaaacagcaaacaagaaTTGAAAGAAATCTTAAGACTCAGTGAAACACTTCGCGCAATTTAAAGcaggttttccttttccttttggaacaCAGGCATTTCGTTAAAAACAGTGTTGCGCCTCAAATGTAACAAGGTATTTAAAACTCAGACATTTCATTTCCAGTATGTGGAAAGATTCTAAATGCTTTTGTCTGGTACGTTCCTCAGTACGAGCCCCAAACAGCTGTGCCTCACCCAAGTTTTTTTCTCCAGCCAATAAATGAAATGTTGATGTCTGCTGTTGTTCCAAGGCTGCTTGACACTGTGCTGCATTACTGATCCCAATGTCTTTAACACTCCCTGCTTTGGCAGACTTTGAGC belongs to Oenanthe melanoleuca isolate GR-GAL-2019-014 chromosome 3, OMel1.0, whole genome shotgun sequence and includes:
- the LOC130250866 gene encoding translation initiation factor IF-2-like, whose product is MPGTGTGTGSAAAAPARSLRVPRPDPATGRGRAGGAPRAARHAARYRAPGRPPARGAPPLAAATKRGGACGAGRAAAGGDAPGGAPCRTARDATAGRRTASAFALSRTEPSRTQPSPAQSNPAEPSRAEPGPSGPRRSPQAEPSLSWWWTPEDGTPGGRDPGCVVPGRAGRSLLSAPLYCGGELPARRRSAAERGAGACEGGQGRARPWHRAGPAALQRPLCPGGSGHPRTASISISHLTQQYQHLLEPGVTLHRIQTVWKALPPSAALARRHCRHCSALLPDRNTALPCPNQLPEGSQQPGVCGELLITHRRSPCL